The following proteins are encoded in a genomic region of Glycine max cultivar Williams 82 chromosome 18, Glycine_max_v4.0, whole genome shotgun sequence:
- the LOC100793723 gene encoding transcription factor MYB124, with translation MVQDMKQQDNGESKKKERHIVTWTQQEDDILREEIGIHGTENWAIIASKFKDKTTRQCRRRWYTYLNSDFKKGGWSAEEDILLCEAQKIFGNRWTEIAKVVSGRTDNAVKNRFSTLCRKKQKYEALAKENSTSYINSNNKRVMFQHCNNMDTTSESGVPIKNLRRTHIHYNAEKIKFEDRLHLRNETPINQQPRAPLAVLAQNSHNSNNLPDQHHVCNPKFSSLAQNYKIQGTFLKKDYPKISALMQQAELLSSLALKVDAGNMDQSFENAWKVLQEFLKRTKESNIPGQKIPDLQLVDHKDMIEELKSGNKEGQVLQELLNRTKESDNAGHNIPDLQPVDLKDMIENLKSGNEEGLVLQEFLNQTNRADIPEHKIPHLWLVDHKDMIEKFKSGNEEGQVLQEFLNRTKESDIPGHKIPDLQLVDLKDVIEDLKSGNEEGQACWRQVDRYEDSPGSSGYSTGSILLCESAGDNLEPSFHQDIGTELKSEQLEDEKGVGRDDGKVVLSTLNVDQDTLPCFEEQINNDGIVSASSRLEFSSPLQVTPLFRSLAAGIPSPQFSESERNFLRKTLGMESPSINPSANSSQPPPCKRALLPSL, from the exons ATGGTGCAAGATATGAAGCAGCAGGACAATGGAGAATCTAAGAAGAAGGAGCGTCACATTGTGACTTGGACTCAACAG GAGGATGATATACTAAGAGAGGAGATTGGTATTCATGGAACTGAGAA TTGGGCAATTATTGCATCTAAGTTCAAAGACAAAACGACAAGACAGTGCAGAAGAAg ATGGTACACTTACTTGAATTCTGATTTCAAAAAAGGTGGATGGTCAGCTGAGGAAGACATCCTCTTATGTGAG GCTCAAAAAATATTTGGTAATAGATGGACAGAAATAGCAAAGGTGGTCTCAGGCAG AACGGATAATGCTGTTAAAAATCGTTTCTCCACACTCTGcaggaagaaacaaaaatatgaagCTTTAGCAAAAGAGAACAGCACATCATACATCAATTCAAATAACAAGAGGGTGATGTTCCAACATTGTAATAATATGGATACAACATCAGAATCTGGAGTACCTATTAAGAATTTGAG GAGGACCCATATCCATTATAATGCAGAAAAGATCAAATTTGAGGACCGATTACATTTACGAAATGAAACTCCAATAAATCAGCAACCAAGAGCACCACTTGCAGTCTTGGCTCAAAACTCTCATAACTCAAACAACTTGCCAGACCAGCATCATGTTTGCAATCCCAAGTTTAGCAGTTTGG CCCAAAATTACAAGATTCAAGGAACATTTCTCAAAAAAGATTACCCAAAGATTAGTGCATTGATGCAACAGGCGGAGTTACTAAGTTCACTAGCTCTAAAAGTTGATGCAGGGAACATGGACCAAAGTTTTGAAAACGCATGGAAG GTTCTTCAAGAGTTTCTGAAGCGAACCAAAGAATCAAATATCCCTGGACAAAAGATTCCAGATTTACAGCTTGTAGATCATAAAGATATGATTGAGGAGTTGAAGAGTGGTAATAAGGAAGGCCAGGTTCTTCAGGAGCTTCTGAACCGAACCAAAGAATCAGATAACGCTGGACATAATATTCCAGATTTACAGCCTGTAGATCTTAAAGATATGATTGAGAACTTGAAGAGTGGTAATGAGGAAGGCCTGGTACTTCAGGAGTTTCTGAACCAAACCAACAGAGCAGATATCCCTGAACATAAGATCCCACATTTATGGCTTGTAGATCATAAAGATATGATTGAGAAATTTAAGAGTGGTAATGAGGAAGGCCAGGTTCTTCAAGAGTTTCTGAACAGAACCAAAGAATCAGATATACCTGGACATAAGATTCCAGATTTACAGCTAGTAGATCTTAAAGATGTGATTGAGGACTTGAAGAGTGGTAATGAGGAAGGCCAGGCTTGTTGGAG GCAAGTGGACCGTTATGAAGACTCTCCAGGCAGTTCTGGATATAGTACAGGATCAATTCTCCTGTGTGAGTCAGCTGGTGATAATCTGGAGCCTTCATTTCATCAGGATATTGGAACTGAATTGAAGTCTGAACAACTTGAAGATGAGAAAGGAGTAGGTAGAGATGATGGGAAAGTGGTTCTGTCTACTTTAAATGTAGATCAAG ATACGTTACCGTGTTTTGAGGAACAGATAAACAATGATGGGATTGTTTCTGCCTCATCAAGATTGGAGTTCAGCTCCCCTCTTCAAGTAACCCCTCTGTTTAGATCCTTGGCAGCAGGAATTCCCAGCCCACAATTTTCAGAAAGT